In one window of Clostridiales bacterium DNA:
- the csm2 gene encoding type III-A CRISPR-associated protein Csm2 → MNNSNQPQYQIPRDSKKPQNNTRANKTPKLKQPDPKFFQNVKENFASVAEQVMRKLCQEKIKLSASQLRNIFSLINDINFKIHQKGELDSEIQNDIKYLQVRIYYACGKDSVPKGKDRGPVTIFVDESRIIELLLCVDSVEKWAIFSKYAEALVAFHKYYFGGKE, encoded by the coding sequence ATGAACAATAGTAATCAGCCACAATATCAAATTCCGCGCGACTCCAAAAAACCTCAAAATAATACGCGCGCGAATAAAACGCCAAAACTCAAGCAACCCGATCCTAAATTTTTCCAAAATGTTAAAGAAAACTTTGCTTCGGTAGCGGAACAAGTTATGCGCAAATTATGTCAAGAAAAAATAAAACTATCGGCTAGTCAATTGCGTAATATTTTTTCATTAATTAACGATATCAATTTCAAAATCCACCAAAAAGGAGAATTAGACTCGGAGATTCAAAACGATATAAAATATTTGCAAGTAAGAATATATTACGCTTGCGGAAAAGATAGCGTCCCAAAAGGAAAAGACCGCGGTCCAGTAACAATTTTTGTGGACGAATCGCGGATAATTGAGCTGTTATTATGCGTTGACAGCGTAGAAAAATGGGCAATCTTTAGCAAATACGCCGAGGCGTTAGTGGCTTTTCATAAATACTACTTTGGCGGAAAAGAATAA